One Williamsia phyllosphaerae DNA segment encodes these proteins:
- a CDS encoding enoyl-CoA hydratase has translation MTEPASQIPAPLTGDQLTADSTPVAYEVTDGVAYVTLNRPDFRNAQNSVMTYSLDAAFVRAVDDNAVKVIVLRANGKHFSAGHDIGTPERDFHVQYPNTASLYWDHTDRSGGDQRLAREIEVYVGMCRRWREIPKPMIAQVHGACIAGGLMLAWVCDFIVASDDAFFSDPVVRMGIPGVEYFAHAFVLGPRRAKELLFTGERFTAAQALQWGMVNHVVPRDDLQDKVTEISGRITEMPQLGLALAKKAVNICEDQMGLRNSMDSVFGWHHFAHSANAEAAGGDSLGGMDAKSMKASAGSTSAGGNA, from the coding sequence ATGACCGAGCCCGCCAGCCAGATCCCGGCGCCCCTCACCGGCGACCAGCTCACCGCCGACTCGACGCCGGTGGCCTACGAGGTCACCGACGGCGTCGCCTACGTGACGCTCAACCGCCCCGACTTCCGGAACGCGCAGAACTCGGTGATGACGTACTCGCTCGACGCCGCCTTCGTGCGCGCCGTCGACGACAACGCGGTGAAGGTGATCGTCCTGCGCGCGAACGGCAAACACTTCTCGGCGGGCCACGACATCGGGACCCCCGAGCGCGACTTCCACGTGCAGTATCCGAACACCGCGTCGCTGTACTGGGATCACACCGATCGCAGCGGGGGCGACCAGCGACTCGCCCGCGAGATCGAGGTCTACGTCGGCATGTGTCGTCGGTGGCGCGAGATCCCGAAGCCGATGATCGCCCAGGTCCACGGCGCCTGCATCGCCGGAGGCCTCATGCTGGCCTGGGTGTGTGACTTCATCGTCGCCTCCGACGACGCCTTCTTCTCCGATCCCGTGGTGCGGATGGGCATCCCGGGTGTCGAGTACTTCGCACACGCCTTCGTCCTCGGGCCGCGCCGGGCCAAGGAGTTGCTGTTCACCGGCGAGCGGTTCACCGCGGCCCAGGCGCTCCAGTGGGGCATGGTCAACCACGTCGTCCCCCGGGATGACCTGCAGGACAAGGTGACCGAGATCTCCGGGCGCATCACCGAGATGCCGCAGCTCGGACTGGCCCTGGCCAAGAAGGCCGTCAACATCTGCGAGGACCAGATGGGCCTGCGCAACTCCATGGACTCGGTGTTCGGGTGGCATCACTTCGCGCACAGCGCCAACGCGGAGGCGGCCGGTGGCGACTCCCTCGGCGGGATGGACGCGAAGTCGATGAAGGCCAGCGCCGGATCGACGAGCGCGGGCGGAAACGCCTGA
- a CDS encoding sulfotransferase family protein, with amino-acid sequence MTGRTSVGTVADLHASATKACGLDDFGTDDYTEGLQVLLDSYVDEAGLTELGSKMFRFFLRGALVARLLSEASWKANPGYADVAVERPIFVTGLPRTGTTALHRLLTADPSHQGLEMWLAEFPQPRPPRDTWEANPVFQQINSGLEQHHVDNPEFMGLHYMSADDVEECWQLLRQTMKSISYESLAYLPSYSRWLAQQDWTNAYARHRKNLQLIGLNDPGKRWVLKNPSHLFALDELMSVYPDALIIQTHRPPRTIIGSMCSLAQSATDGWSTTFVGEKVGRTQLELWSRGLRAFTEARSRYNPDQFVDVDFTELRDDPIGTVERVYTALGAPFTDDARAAMTTMDAESKSGDRRPAHRYSLSDFGLDDAMVDAEFEGLVPQA; translated from the coding sequence ATGACAGGACGTACCAGCGTCGGAACGGTCGCCGATCTCCACGCCTCGGCGACCAAGGCGTGCGGACTGGACGACTTCGGGACCGACGACTACACCGAGGGGCTGCAGGTCCTGCTCGACTCCTACGTCGACGAGGCCGGTCTGACCGAACTGGGCAGCAAGATGTTCCGGTTCTTCCTCCGCGGGGCGTTGGTCGCACGGTTGCTCAGCGAGGCGTCCTGGAAGGCGAACCCGGGATACGCCGACGTGGCCGTCGAACGGCCGATCTTCGTGACCGGGCTACCGCGCACCGGGACCACCGCTCTGCACCGCCTGCTGACCGCCGACCCGTCGCATCAGGGGCTCGAGATGTGGCTGGCCGAGTTCCCGCAACCGCGGCCCCCGCGGGACACGTGGGAGGCCAATCCTGTCTTCCAACAGATCAACAGCGGTCTCGAGCAGCACCACGTGGACAACCCCGAGTTCATGGGGCTGCACTACATGAGCGCCGACGACGTCGAGGAATGCTGGCAGCTGCTCCGACAGACGATGAAGTCGATCTCGTATGAGTCGCTGGCCTACCTGCCGTCGTATTCGCGATGGCTCGCCCAGCAGGACTGGACGAACGCCTATGCGCGGCATCGCAAGAACCTTCAGCTGATCGGTCTGAACGACCCGGGCAAGCGGTGGGTGTTGAAGAACCCCAGCCATCTGTTCGCCCTCGACGAGTTGATGTCGGTGTACCCCGACGCCCTGATCATCCAGACGCACCGACCGCCGCGGACCATCATCGGGTCGATGTGTTCGCTCGCGCAGAGCGCGACCGACGGGTGGTCGACGACGTTCGTCGGCGAGAAGGTCGGTCGGACCCAGCTCGAACTGTGGTCCCGGGGGTTGCGCGCCTTCACCGAGGCGCGGTCACGGTACAACCCGGACCAGTTCGTCGACGTCGACTTCACCGAACTGCGGGACGACCCGATCGGTACGGTGGAGCGCGTCTACACCGCGCTCGGTGCGCCGTTCACCGACGACGCGCGCGCTGCGATGACGACCATGGACGCCGAGAGCAAATCCGGCGATCGCAGACCGGCACACCGGTATTCGCTGTCCGACTTCGGTCTCGACGACGCAATGGTCGACGCCGAGTTCGAGGGTCTGGTGCCCCAGGCCTGA
- the cysD gene encoding sulfate adenylyltransferase subunit CysD yields the protein MPQIGYELSHLSALEAESVHIFREVAATFERPGLLFSGGKDSVVMFHLARKAFWPAPIPFPLMHVDTGHNFDEVIEYRDRVVAETGVRLIVSSVQDDIDAGRVVEQTGPGASRNRLQTAALLRGITENRFDAVFGGARRDEEKARAKERVFSFRDRFGAWDPRAQRPELWNLYNGRHAKGEHIRVFPLSNWTELDIWQYIEAEAIDLPSIYYAHQREVVPRDGMLLAKTRFLEIADGERSHTETVRFRTVGDATCTGCVESTAATVAEVIDEVAATRLTERGATRADDRISESGMEDRKKEGYF from the coding sequence GTGCCCCAGATCGGGTATGAGCTGTCGCACCTGAGTGCGTTGGAAGCCGAATCGGTCCACATCTTCCGAGAGGTCGCGGCCACGTTCGAGCGGCCGGGCCTGCTCTTCTCGGGCGGCAAGGACTCGGTGGTCATGTTCCACCTGGCCCGCAAGGCCTTCTGGCCCGCGCCGATCCCGTTCCCACTCATGCACGTCGACACCGGGCACAACTTCGACGAGGTCATCGAGTACCGGGATCGCGTGGTCGCCGAGACCGGGGTGCGGCTGATCGTCTCCAGCGTGCAGGACGACATCGACGCCGGCCGCGTCGTGGAGCAGACCGGTCCCGGCGCGAGCCGCAACCGTCTGCAGACCGCGGCTCTGCTGCGCGGCATCACCGAGAACCGGTTCGACGCGGTCTTCGGCGGGGCCCGACGCGACGAGGAGAAGGCCCGCGCCAAGGAGCGGGTGTTCAGCTTCCGGGATCGCTTCGGCGCCTGGGATCCTCGCGCGCAGCGGCCAGAACTGTGGAACCTCTACAACGGCCGTCACGCCAAGGGCGAGCACATCCGGGTGTTCCCGCTGAGCAACTGGACCGAACTCGACATCTGGCAGTACATCGAGGCCGAGGCGATCGATCTGCCGTCCATCTACTACGCGCATCAGCGCGAGGTCGTCCCCCGCGACGGGATGTTACTGGCGAAGACACGTTTCCTCGAGATCGCCGACGGCGAGCGGTCGCACACCGAGACCGTGCGCTTCCGCACCGTCGGGGACGCCACGTGCACCGGCTGTGTGGAGAGCACGGCCGCGACCGTGGCCGAGGTGATCGACGAGGTCGCCGCCACCCGGCTCACCGAACGCGGCGCGACCCGTGCCGACGACCGGATCTCGGAATCGGGCATGGAAGACCGGAAGAAAGAGGGGTACTTCTGA
- the cysC gene encoding adenylyl-sulfate kinase: MTIPADRLRTETAALRGGKELLRLATAGSVDDGKSTLIGRLLYDSKSIFADQMASIERTSAERGDEYANLALLTDGLRAEREQGITIDVAYRYFSTPRRKFIIADTPGHVQYTRNMVTGASTADLAIVLIDARKGVLEQTRRHAFLSSLLGIPHLTLAVNKMDLVDWSQERFDEIRDEFATFASKLNVTDLTFVPVSALLGDNIVDTSVNMPWYHGGPLLDHLERVHIASDRNLIDARMPVQYVIRPQRSDGSDHRSYAGTIAGGTFKPGDDVVVLPSGFGSTIESIWGPGGVEVTEAFAPMAVSISLADEIDVARGEMIARPNNRPYVGRDIDAMVCWFSEDGELREGNRYVIASTTTESRASISSIAYRLDVNSLHRDENAESLSLNEIGRITLHSQQPLMFDGYRRNRETGSFILVDEATNKTVGAGMITGPVARDSNVVWHGSKVSADQRPYRGGTIWLTGLSASGKSSIAVELERRLVAAGRPAYLMDGDNLRHGLNSDLGFGDDDRRENIRRTSEVATLFADSGAIAIVSLISPFADERQRAREIHAARELPFYEVFVDTPLEECERRDPKGLYARARAGEVKQFTGIDSPYERPSTAELVVTPADGSPGEVADAVIRNLGL, encoded by the coding sequence ATGACCATCCCCGCCGACCGTCTGCGGACGGAGACCGCCGCCCTGCGCGGCGGCAAGGAACTCCTGCGCCTGGCCACCGCGGGCAGCGTCGACGACGGCAAGTCGACGCTCATCGGTCGCCTGCTCTACGACTCGAAGTCGATCTTCGCCGATCAGATGGCCTCGATCGAACGGACCAGCGCCGAGCGCGGCGACGAGTACGCCAACCTCGCACTGCTCACCGACGGTCTGCGGGCCGAGCGCGAGCAGGGCATCACCATCGACGTCGCCTACCGGTACTTCTCCACGCCGCGACGGAAATTCATCATCGCCGACACCCCCGGGCACGTGCAGTACACCCGGAACATGGTGACCGGCGCCTCGACCGCCGATCTGGCGATCGTGCTGATCGACGCCCGCAAAGGGGTTCTCGAACAGACGCGTCGGCACGCGTTCCTGTCGTCGCTGCTGGGTATCCCGCACCTCACGCTCGCGGTGAACAAGATGGATCTCGTCGACTGGTCGCAGGAGCGCTTCGACGAGATCCGCGACGAGTTCGCGACCTTCGCCTCCAAGCTCAACGTCACCGACCTCACCTTCGTCCCGGTCTCGGCGCTGTTGGGCGACAACATCGTCGACACCTCGGTCAACATGCCCTGGTACCACGGCGGCCCTCTGCTCGACCACCTCGAGCGCGTCCACATCGCATCGGACCGCAACCTGATCGACGCCCGCATGCCGGTGCAGTACGTGATCCGCCCGCAGCGCAGCGACGGGTCCGACCACCGCAGCTACGCGGGCACCATCGCCGGCGGCACGTTCAAGCCCGGTGACGACGTCGTGGTGCTCCCCAGTGGATTCGGCAGCACGATCGAGTCCATCTGGGGGCCAGGGGGAGTCGAGGTCACCGAGGCGTTCGCGCCGATGGCCGTGTCGATCTCGCTCGCCGACGAGATCGATGTCGCCCGTGGCGAGATGATCGCCCGACCCAACAACCGTCCGTATGTGGGCCGTGACATCGACGCGATGGTCTGCTGGTTCTCCGAGGACGGCGAGCTCCGTGAGGGCAACCGGTACGTGATCGCCTCCACGACGACCGAGTCGCGCGCCTCGATCAGCTCGATCGCCTACCGGCTCGACGTCAACTCGCTGCACCGGGACGAGAACGCAGAATCACTGTCACTGAACGAGATCGGCCGCATCACACTGCACTCCCAGCAGCCGTTGATGTTCGACGGCTACCGCCGCAACCGTGAGACGGGCAGCTTCATCCTCGTCGACGAGGCGACCAACAAGACCGTCGGCGCCGGCATGATCACCGGCCCGGTCGCCCGGGACAGCAACGTGGTGTGGCACGGGTCGAAGGTGTCGGCCGACCAACGGCCCTACCGTGGTGGCACCATCTGGCTGACCGGGCTGTCGGCCTCCGGGAAGAGTTCCATCGCAGTGGAACTGGAGCGCCGGCTCGTCGCGGCGGGTCGCCCGGCCTACCTCATGGACGGCGACAACCTCCGTCACGGACTCAACTCGGATCTCGGTTTCGGCGACGACGACCGTCGCGAGAACATCCGTCGCACCTCCGAGGTGGCGACCCTGTTCGCCGACTCGGGCGCGATCGCGATCGTCTCGCTGATCAGCCCGTTCGCCGACGAGCGCCAACGGGCGCGGGAGATCCACGCCGCCCGCGAGCTGCCGTTCTACGAGGTGTTCGTCGACACGCCGCTCGAGGAATGCGAGCGGCGAGATCCCAAGGGGCTCTATGCCCGTGCGCGGGCAGGCGAGGTGAAACAGTTCACCGGCATAGACTCCCCATATGAGCGCCCCAGCACGGCAGAACTCGTGGTGACCCCCGCCGACGGCTCGCCCGGCGAGGTCGCCGACGCCGTGATCCGGAACCTCGGCCTGTGA
- a CDS encoding acyl-CoA dehydrogenase family protein produces MDLTFDDDTESFRAEVRSWLAANVPSSPLPSMDSAEGFEAHRAWEQTMADARMSVVSWPEEFGGRDVGLLHWVVFEEEYYRSGAPGRVSQNGIFLLAPTLFEHAHPDQLARIMPRMARADDIWGQAWSEPESGSDLASLRSTAVRTDGGWLLSGQKTWSSRSSFADCGFGLFRSDPNSSRHKGLTYFMFDLRADGVTVRPINQLDGEPGFAELFLDDVFVPDDPDRPGDSGVIGEVDNGWRIAMSTAANERGLSLRSPGRFLATTDRLLALWARADKNGTAGEALGSRVADAWIGARAYELSTWATVSRLAEGGQLGMESSINKVFWSEWDIATHETALDLLGADAEIAGPSHDDPAGGWMDGFLFSLSGPIYAGTNEIQRNVIAERLLGLPRGDR; encoded by the coding sequence ATGGACCTCACCTTCGACGACGACACCGAGTCCTTCCGCGCCGAGGTCCGGTCCTGGCTGGCCGCCAACGTGCCGAGTTCCCCGCTGCCGTCGATGGATTCGGCGGAGGGCTTCGAGGCGCACCGCGCATGGGAACAGACGATGGCCGATGCGCGCATGTCGGTGGTCAGTTGGCCCGAGGAGTTCGGTGGACGCGACGTCGGACTGCTGCACTGGGTCGTCTTCGAGGAGGAGTACTACCGCAGCGGCGCCCCCGGACGGGTCAGCCAGAACGGCATCTTCCTGCTCGCCCCAACTCTTTTCGAGCACGCCCATCCCGACCAGCTCGCCCGGATCATGCCGCGGATGGCGCGGGCGGACGACATCTGGGGGCAGGCGTGGAGCGAGCCCGAGTCCGGCAGCGACCTCGCGTCGCTGCGCTCGACGGCCGTACGCACCGACGGCGGATGGTTGCTCAGCGGACAGAAGACGTGGAGTTCGCGGTCGAGTTTCGCCGACTGTGGCTTCGGACTGTTCCGCAGCGACCCGAACTCGTCCCGCCACAAGGGACTCACGTACTTCATGTTCGACCTGCGCGCCGACGGGGTGACCGTGCGACCGATCAACCAACTCGACGGTGAACCCGGATTCGCGGAACTGTTCCTCGACGACGTGTTCGTCCCCGACGACCCGGACCGTCCCGGTGATTCGGGCGTGATCGGCGAGGTCGACAACGGGTGGCGGATCGCGATGAGCACCGCCGCCAACGAACGCGGCCTGTCGCTGCGCTCCCCCGGTCGTTTCCTCGCCACCACCGACCGGCTGCTGGCGCTGTGGGCCCGGGCGGACAAGAACGGGACGGCCGGCGAGGCGCTCGGCTCGCGTGTCGCCGACGCCTGGATCGGGGCCCGCGCCTACGAGTTGTCGACCTGGGCCACGGTCAGCCGTCTCGCCGAGGGCGGGCAGCTCGGGATGGAGTCGTCGATCAACAAGGTCTTCTGGTCGGAGTGGGACATCGCCACCCACGAGACCGCGTTGGACCTGCTCGGCGCGGACGCCGAGATCGCAGGCCCATCGCACGACGACCCTGCGGGCGGGTGGATGGACGGGTTCCTGTTCTCCCTGTCCGGCCCGATCTACGCGGGCACCAACGAGATCCAACGCAATGTCATCGCCGAGCGTCTGCTCGGACTACCCCGGGGCGACCGATGA
- a CDS encoding helix-turn-helix domain-containing protein, whose protein sequence is MTLNVGADDADRQPVSAPTRRVVSVIDHLADDVSARPTLADIIRATDMTRATAHAVLTQLCADGWTVRDDAGRFSLAPRFLARIRHAAGAQPLTSAARPVLTDLHRRIGLPVFLSERDGEFIQITEIAGDIGWATPGTRIPVTAPLCREYIAWAGGREQAEWLATAPPPSRNRLASLLAVIRERGYSVERLGPEATEVMATLRAVHLTDASQPVRRRLADLLMDLMNSDYRPEDLDGDVRALSVAAPVRTEADRTAQNRVSSSIVICPGTRVGGSALAALVEELQGAAAEIERALLR, encoded by the coding sequence ATGACACTGAATGTAGGTGCCGACGACGCCGATCGTCAACCGGTGTCGGCGCCGACCCGACGGGTCGTGTCGGTGATCGACCACCTGGCCGACGACGTGTCGGCGCGACCCACGCTGGCCGATATCATCCGCGCCACGGACATGACCCGGGCGACCGCACACGCGGTCCTCACCCAGCTCTGCGCCGACGGCTGGACGGTCCGCGACGACGCCGGGCGCTTCTCGCTGGCCCCGCGCTTCCTCGCCCGCATCCGGCACGCCGCCGGCGCCCAACCCTTGACCAGCGCAGCCCGGCCGGTACTCACCGACCTGCACCGGCGGATCGGACTGCCGGTCTTCCTCTCCGAGCGCGACGGCGAGTTCATCCAGATCACCGAGATCGCCGGCGACATCGGCTGGGCCACTCCGGGCACCCGGATCCCCGTCACCGCCCCGCTGTGCCGCGAGTACATCGCGTGGGCGGGGGGCCGCGAGCAGGCCGAGTGGCTCGCGACCGCGCCGCCACCGAGTCGTAACCGCCTCGCATCCTTGCTGGCCGTCATCCGCGAGCGGGGGTACAGCGTGGAGCGCCTGGGCCCCGAGGCAACCGAGGTCATGGCGACGCTGCGTGCGGTGCACCTCACCGACGCGTCGCAGCCGGTCCGGCGACGCCTGGCCGATCTGCTCATGGACCTGATGAACTCCGACTACCGACCCGAGGACCTCGACGGCGACGTCCGGGCGCTGTCGGTGGCGGCGCCCGTGCGCACCGAGGCCGACCGCACCGCGCAGAACCGGGTCTCGTCGTCGATAGTGATCTGCCCCGGCACCAGAGTGGGCGGATCCGCGCTCGCGGCGCTGGTCGAGGAGCTGCAGGGCGCAGCCGCGGAGATCGAGCGCGCCCTGCTGCGCTGA
- a CDS encoding sensor domain-containing phosphodiesterase, with translation MSDRSRTRGGPAGNYLDPAAVSPVLNTTLELAATAAGYPVALLHILDDQNQHVLAAYGIEGLVGAVTDRQSTTCKEVVDTGRPLVITDASQPGMDPSLTAPLVAAGMRTYVGVPLFSREHTAIGTLCMTDTVGHDIGPEDVQILQKYAKVLEEQLELQRDRTVTSDAYSIEEIVDAMSRDEIRPWFQAIVDPRTRRTHGYEALCRWLHPTDGVLSPARFLPTVRSTDIMLDLDLQVLRQAMAMMLEYDTTGEPTVLHANIDGAHLIRPQRIEMLTAAITESEFPTDRLRIELIESATLDDTVAAQAISTLRSIGAHIVIDDVGRGWSSLSRMVTWPIDGFKIDASLTSGLGTRVVDHLLTGLIEHADANDLVVIAEGIETPDQVRSLVALQCPLAQGYHFQVPQPDPRPA, from the coding sequence ATGAGTGACCGGTCGAGGACGCGTGGCGGCCCAGCCGGAAACTATCTCGATCCGGCCGCGGTCAGCCCGGTGTTGAACACCACCCTCGAGCTCGCCGCCACGGCGGCCGGATATCCCGTCGCACTCCTGCACATCCTCGACGACCAGAATCAACACGTCCTCGCGGCGTACGGGATCGAGGGGCTCGTCGGGGCGGTCACCGATCGCCAGTCCACGACGTGCAAGGAAGTCGTCGACACCGGTCGGCCACTGGTGATCACCGACGCATCGCAACCCGGGATGGATCCGTCGCTGACGGCACCGCTCGTCGCCGCCGGCATGCGCACGTACGTCGGGGTGCCGCTGTTCAGCCGGGAACACACCGCCATCGGCACCCTGTGCATGACCGACACCGTCGGACACGACATCGGTCCCGAGGACGTGCAGATCCTGCAGAAATACGCCAAGGTCCTCGAGGAGCAACTCGAGTTGCAGCGCGACCGGACCGTCACCAGCGACGCGTACTCGATCGAGGAGATCGTCGACGCCATGTCGCGCGACGAGATCCGACCGTGGTTCCAGGCCATCGTTGATCCGCGCACCCGGCGGACCCACGGGTACGAGGCGCTGTGCCGCTGGCTGCACCCGACCGACGGCGTCCTGAGCCCGGCACGGTTCCTCCCCACAGTTCGCAGCACCGACATCATGCTCGACCTCGATCTGCAGGTCCTGCGGCAGGCCATGGCGATGATGCTCGAATACGACACCACCGGCGAACCCACCGTGCTGCACGCCAACATCGACGGCGCACACCTCATCCGGCCACAGCGGATCGAGATGCTCACCGCGGCGATCACCGAGAGCGAGTTCCCGACCGACCGGCTCCGCATCGAGCTCATCGAATCGGCCACCCTCGACGACACGGTTGCCGCACAGGCGATCTCGACGCTGCGGTCGATCGGCGCACACATCGTCATCGACGACGTCGGTCGCGGGTGGTCGTCGTTGAGCCGGATGGTCACGTGGCCCATCGACGGGTTCAAGATCGATGCGTCACTCACGTCCGGTCTCGGTACGCGGGTCGTCGACCATCTGCTGACCGGCCTGATCGAGCACGCGGACGCCAACGACCTGGTGGTGATCGCCGAGGGCATCGAGACCCCCGACCAGGTCCGCTCACTGGTGGCGCTGCAGTGTCCCCTCGCGCAGGGGTATCACTTCCAGGTGCCGCAGCCCGACCCACGTCCGGCCTAG
- a CDS encoding acyl-CoA dehydrogenase family protein, with the protein MRFLLETEHTDLANSIDSMLTRADLPAVVRSWNDGDRGPGLAVWARLADTGVTALLIDEASGGFGAGALEMVVAAEQLGRHCVPGPVAETIGAVPTLLAGTDRTDLLEALVAGELATLAVPDAVPYAADTEAATHRLLLAGTTLSTGEVVTTHASVDRARTVSVLAPADTVATDIDGSAAFDHGALATAAQLLGLASQMLALSGAYAISRTQFGRPIGSFQAIKHHLADVAIAVEMARPLVHGAALALDGAVPPGGDASRDVSAAKVAAGQAAYLASRVGLQTLGAIGYTQEHDLSLYLTKTRALLTAWGTPALHRDRVLRSVTAPVGAP; encoded by the coding sequence ATGAGATTCCTGCTCGAGACCGAGCACACCGACCTCGCGAACAGTATCGACTCGATGTTGACGCGCGCCGACCTGCCCGCGGTCGTGCGGTCCTGGAACGACGGGGACCGCGGCCCCGGACTCGCGGTGTGGGCGCGACTCGCCGACACCGGCGTGACGGCCCTGCTGATCGACGAGGCGTCGGGCGGGTTCGGCGCCGGCGCGCTCGAGATGGTCGTCGCCGCCGAACAACTCGGCCGACACTGCGTTCCCGGTCCGGTCGCCGAGACCATCGGTGCGGTGCCGACCCTGCTCGCCGGCACCGACCGCACCGACCTCCTCGAGGCACTCGTCGCGGGCGAGTTGGCGACGCTGGCCGTCCCCGACGCCGTTCCCTACGCCGCCGACACCGAGGCCGCGACCCACCGACTGCTGCTCGCCGGGACCACCCTGAGCACGGGTGAGGTGGTGACCACCCACGCCTCGGTCGACCGGGCCCGCACGGTGTCGGTGCTCGCACCCGCCGACACCGTCGCCACCGACATCGACGGCTCGGCCGCGTTCGACCACGGCGCCCTGGCCACCGCCGCGCAACTGCTCGGACTCGCCTCGCAGATGCTCGCCCTGTCCGGCGCGTACGCCATCTCGCGCACCCAGTTCGGCCGACCGATCGGATCGTTCCAGGCCATCAAGCACCACCTCGCCGATGTCGCCATCGCCGTGGAGATGGCACGCCCACTGGTCCACGGGGCCGCCCTGGCGCTCGACGGCGCGGTGCCCCCCGGCGGCGATGCGTCGCGCGACGTGTCGGCGGCCAAGGTCGCGGCGGGCCAGGCCGCCTACCTGGCGTCGCGCGTCGGACTGCAGACCCTCGGCGCGATCGGCTACACCCAGGAACACGACCTGTCGCTCTACCTGACCAAGACACGCGCGCTGCTCACCGCCTGGGGCACCCCGGCGCTGCATCGCGATCGCGTCCTGCGATCGGTCACCGCACCCGTGGGGGCGCCGTGA
- a CDS encoding acyl-CoA dehydrogenase family protein: MTSPVITSPGIDTEDQADLRGAVRDVLRRHGDSAALRSAMAATPRYDRTLWSALAEQIGVAALAIPERFGGVDASLMESHVVLEELGRTLSPVPMLGSAVLAAQAVLLSRDDEACERVLPAIAAGESVAALCWADATGWDEPGVGADGGLLTGTAHYVLDAEYADVLIVVARSGGHVTLHEVSPDADGVVVTALPTMDPTRPLSSVSFEETPSQTIAAPADLLRRLRTVAAVALSAEQVGAARAVLDQTVEYTSSRRQFGRVIGSFQALKHRMADMYAFTETARSISYAAAGALAADDPDTDELAAAARVYCSRMSASVAGEAVQLHGGIGITWEHDVQLYFKRTHGAAQLFGQPSSSMDSLARAAGL, translated from the coding sequence GTGACCTCCCCCGTGATCACCTCACCCGGCATCGACACCGAGGACCAGGCGGACCTGCGGGGTGCGGTCCGCGACGTGCTGCGGCGCCACGGTGACTCCGCGGCGCTGCGGTCGGCGATGGCCGCGACCCCGCGCTACGACCGGACGCTGTGGAGTGCGCTGGCCGAACAGATCGGTGTCGCGGCGCTGGCCATCCCGGAACGCTTCGGCGGCGTCGACGCGTCGCTGATGGAGTCCCACGTCGTGCTCGAGGAACTCGGACGGACGTTGAGCCCGGTGCCCATGCTCGGGTCGGCGGTGCTCGCCGCGCAGGCGGTACTGCTCTCCCGCGACGACGAGGCGTGTGAGCGGGTGCTGCCCGCCATCGCGGCCGGCGAATCCGTCGCCGCACTGTGCTGGGCGGACGCGACGGGCTGGGACGAGCCCGGTGTGGGCGCCGACGGCGGTCTGCTCACCGGCACCGCCCACTACGTGCTCGACGCCGAGTACGCGGACGTGCTGATCGTCGTCGCACGTTCGGGCGGGCACGTGACTCTGCACGAGGTGTCCCCGGATGCCGACGGTGTGGTCGTGACCGCGCTGCCCACCATGGACCCCACCCGGCCGCTGTCGTCGGTGAGTTTCGAGGAGACACCGTCGCAGACGATCGCCGCGCCCGCCGACCTCCTGCGCCGCCTGCGGACGGTCGCGGCGGTGGCGTTGTCGGCCGAACAGGTCGGGGCCGCACGGGCCGTGCTCGACCAGACCGTCGAGTACACCTCGTCACGACGACAGTTCGGGCGGGTGATCGGCTCGTTCCAGGCCCTCAAACACCGGATGGCCGACATGTACGCGTTCACCGAGACCGCGCGATCGATCTCGTACGCGGCGGCCGGTGCGCTCGCGGCCGACGATCCGGACACCGACGAACTGGCGGCGGCCGCCCGCGTCTACTGCTCACGGATGAGTGCCTCGGTCGCCGGCGAGGCGGTCCAGTTACACGGCGGGATCGGCATCACGTGGGAGCACGACGTCCAGCTGTATTTCAAGCGCACCCACGGCGCCGCACAGCTGTTCGGTCAACCGTCGTCGTCGATGGACTCGCTGGCGCGTGCCGCGGGCCTGTGA